In the bacterium genome, one interval contains:
- the nadA gene encoding quinolinate synthase NadA gives MNQEQLKGEIRGLLDDRKAVLLAHNYQRDEIQEIAGHTGDSLGLSQVAADSDAEVIVFAGVHFMAESAAILAPDRTVLLPNRNAGCPMADMITPEGVAALREKYPGGTVVAYVNTSAAVKAVSDICCTSGNAVNVARSFPPEADPLIMVPDQNLARYIADKVDREVVWHDGYCPIHHQYTAEDVLAVKALHPGAVFAAHPECRPEVLALADHITSTSGMYTFARESAAKEIIIGTELGVLYRMRKESPGKTFIPLSKNMICPNMKLTRLEDIRDALVNMEPVVTVPEDVRVKAKEALDRMLAVPRD, from the coding sequence ATGAACCAGGAACAGCTCAAAGGGGAGATCAGGGGGCTCCTTGACGACCGGAAGGCCGTTCTCCTGGCCCACAACTACCAGAGGGACGAGATCCAGGAGATCGCCGGCCACACCGGTGATTCGCTGGGGCTCTCCCAGGTGGCGGCCGACTCGGACGCCGAGGTCATCGTCTTCGCCGGGGTCCACTTCATGGCGGAATCGGCGGCCATCCTCGCGCCCGACCGGACGGTCCTCCTGCCTAACAGGAACGCCGGCTGTCCCATGGCCGACATGATCACCCCGGAGGGTGTGGCCGCCCTCAGGGAAAAGTACCCCGGGGGCACGGTGGTGGCCTATGTGAACACCTCCGCGGCGGTCAAGGCCGTGAGCGACATCTGCTGCACATCGGGCAACGCCGTCAACGTCGCCCGCTCCTTTCCCCCGGAAGCCGACCCCCTGATCATGGTCCCCGATCAGAACCTCGCCCGGTATATCGCGGACAAGGTGGACAGAGAGGTCGTGTGGCACGACGGCTACTGCCCCATCCACCACCAGTACACGGCGGAAGATGTGCTGGCGGTCAAGGCGCTGCACCCCGGCGCCGTGTTCGCCGCCCACCCCGAGTGCCGCCCGGAGGTCCTCGCCCTCGCCGACCACATCACCAGCACCTCGGGAATGTACACCTTCGCCCGGGAGTCTGCGGCGAAGGAGATCATCATCGGCACGGAGCTTGGGGTCCTGTACCGCATGAGGAAGGAGAGCCCGGGGAAAACGTTCATCCCCCTTTCGAAGAACATGATCTGCCCCAACATGAAGCTGACCCGCCTCGAGGACATCAGGGACGCGCTGGTGAACATGGAGCCGGTGGTCACGGTTCCTGAGGATGTCCGTGTCAAGGCTAAGGAGGCACTCGACAGGATGCTGGCGGTCCCGAGGGATTGA
- the moaC gene encoding cyclic pyranopterin monophosphate synthase MoaC — protein sequence MSDLTHLDEKGRARMVDVGGKNPSRRTAVAKADVLLTPETLAAVLDGDVPKGDVLAVARVAGITGGKRTPDLIPLTHPIGLDSLKVELTPDRVLPGIRVEATATTTGKTGVEMEALTAVSVAALTVYDMLKSLEKGIRISDIRLVYKSGGKSGEYHGE from the coding sequence TTGTCCGACCTGACCCACCTGGATGAAAAAGGGCGGGCCCGGATGGTGGACGTCGGCGGCAAGAACCCGTCCCGCCGCACTGCCGTCGCAAAAGCCGATGTCCTCCTGACCCCTGAGACCCTAGCGGCCGTTCTGGACGGTGATGTACCCAAGGGTGACGTTCTGGCAGTCGCGCGCGTCGCCGGCATCACCGGCGGCAAAAGGACCCCTGACCTCATCCCCCTCACCCACCCCATCGGCCTTGACTCCCTCAAGGTTGAGCTGACCCCTGACAGGGTCCTTCCCGGTATCCGCGTCGAGGCCACCGCCACCACCACCGGCAAGACCGGCGTGGAGATGGAAGCCCTCACCGCGGTGTCCGTGGCGGCCCTGACAGTCTACGACATGCTGAAATCCCTGGAGAAGGGGATTCGGATCAGCGACATCAGGCTGGTGTATAAGAGCGGGGGGAAATCAGGCGAATATCACGGAGAGTGA
- a CDS encoding PilZ domain-containing protein: MSQGSKSRHKRLESLNLVSLSHRDDKGQVDLEVVGRTLDLSEGGILLEIHQPLPSENRMVEVTLGIREHVIQTTGEIVHQRKLESGHIGLGIAFRKISKENAAVITDFLAGDEG; encoded by the coding sequence GTGAGCCAAGGTTCCAAGTCCCGACACAAGCGTCTCGAGTCCCTCAACCTGGTCTCCCTCTCACACAGGGACGACAAGGGCCAGGTGGACCTGGAGGTCGTGGGACGAACCCTTGACCTGTCGGAGGGCGGCATCCTGCTCGAGATCCACCAGCCTCTGCCTTCAGAAAACCGCATGGTGGAGGTCACCCTGGGCATCCGCGAGCACGTCATTCAGACCACGGGAGAGATCGTGCACCAGAGGAAACTGGAAAGCGGCCACATCGGGCTCGGCATCGCCTTCAGGAAGATCTCCAAAGAGAACGCCGCGGTGATAACCGATTTCCTGGCCGGGGACGAGGGATGA
- a CDS encoding secondary thiamine-phosphate synthase enzyme YjbQ, which yields MQTVVKLSTRRREELVDITSQVEDAIRSSGVSTGVCVLYCPHTTSALTINEGADPAVAADLVSGLRRLVPEGWDFSHAEGNSDAHLKASLFGASETILIEDGRPMLGTWQRIFYCEFDGPRHRTFYVRIEDQGGQPGMKTG from the coding sequence ATGCAGACGGTGGTTAAACTCTCCACCAGGCGCCGTGAGGAACTGGTGGATATCACGTCACAGGTCGAAGATGCCATCCGCTCTTCCGGGGTCTCGACCGGCGTCTGCGTTCTGTACTGTCCCCACACGACATCAGCGCTGACCATTAACGAGGGAGCGGATCCGGCGGTGGCCGCGGATCTCGTCTCCGGCCTGCGCCGATTGGTCCCCGAGGGGTGGGATTTTTCCCACGCGGAGGGGAATTCCGACGCCCACCTCAAGGCAAGCCTGTTCGGGGCATCGGAGACGATCCTCATCGAGGACGGCCGCCCGATGCTCGGGACCTGGCAGCGGATCTTTTACTGCGAGTTCGACGGGCCGAGACACCGCACATTTTACGTCAGGATCGAGGACCAGGGGGGACAGCCAGGGATGAAAACCGGATGA